CTAATTGATTCAAAATATTATGGGACATCCCTAGTGAAGGGTCACTATTCCCAAAAAGCATCCTACAATTATTGTTCTTAGAAGATTTACAATGACCATTAATCAAAGTATCCTCTACTATATTTTGTAAATAGCTACTTAATAGAAGATAAGTAGAAACAAACACATTAAAACTCGTTCAACAATTGCTTAGACAATGGTCATATTGAAAACATAATATGAATCATCGTGTGGAATCCGATCATGCCTTCCTTTTCCTCTTTCACAAATTAGACTAGTGTTTGTCTCCTCCCTTTTTCGATGAAGGCTTGGAAATAGAAGGTGTAGGTCTTGTGGTTAGGCACAAACCTTGCgtggtgatggacccaaaacgggtatgtttaaatatttatactcgcaagcgcacgaatcgtatttgtagaatagttttcgtgtaagcacgaggtcgaacccaaaggagttgtctaaaataaaaaagaaaactattttaaaccaaaattaataaattctaacctagttccaaagattgatgataatttgtaacaattaaaataaaataaaatataataataaataaattaaagtcaatatataaacataaattaataattttaaacaagatggtaaaataagattattaaggattagaatccacaaaatataagttcaataatatttataagtacattaattcccaagttttagtgatagttaaaatgaattaaactatcattttctaaatagatttataattttaagcacaaattatttctaaaaagataagatttttcttcacttttctaaattataatttcaaagcatttagtgtaaatcaatctaatgaaataacaaataaatcaatgaacattatttataaggcaaaacataatatttttgttctaagcatggatgtgtacaatttaatgacacatcttacacaaagaatatcatgttttagcactaatgaagaacaaagtgtaaatatgtgctaacaatccaaaatacatgatatttaagatgaaagaagatatttgaagaagaaaattcaataaactttgttgcacaaaatgggaaatcaacatacaaaataaatactatctagttacaaaatgtttcatcatcaccttaataatcttaaaaagattagaaactcataactagaatagcaaatacacactaaaaattacaaacataaataggaaaatttggaggagaaacccccaaattttcctctaaaaatacatagaaaataataaaaagaagaagaagaagaagaaaattgagaggttttgaatgtgtagaaattatggtatagtaacctcccccTCAAAATTGAAccacaaatcccttatttatagccaaaaatgatgattaaaataatcaattcaaattaattaaattgattaaattaattgaattaattataaaatggcaaatagggataaattatagggtgtaataattatgtttttgagtaaaaagtgtagaaagtgaagtaaaaagtggtatttttggacaAAGTTAAAATTGTTGGGCTCCATGAGAGAAAAGGCTGCTGGGCGTGGCATTTGGAGCTGGGCTGGCAGGTTGCATTTGGAGAAATGGCAGGGGGTAGGCGTTGGCCTTGGGGCATCAGGCAACTTCATATATGCAAGTTGATGGTGGCATGTGGAATGGAAGATGATATGTGTTGAAGGCTAAATGAATTGATTGAAGATGACTTGATTGAAGAGGAAGCCACGGCTGGGAGGGAATTGAATCATTGGACTTGGATTGAAGCTTGGGCCATAAGCTTGGGCCTAAGGGAAAAATGCCAAATTCCTTTGCCATTCTTCACAAAAATGCCatcttttttcatcattttcattgcttttcaagagcataaattccctacaaaataaatataaaataaatcataatacaatattttcaattataaaataaatcaatttaattctttgaaaatattaattataacttaatttatatttcacatttaagttcaataatacaccatttttttaccactaaacacaacaataattcaaataattaaactacaatatattacaacaaaataactataaaaacacacaaaaatatataaaatcaaaataagactaataaattcaaaattacttaaaaacttaataaatcaatttaaaactcaagatttaagcaacaattagcacataaaaagtggtaaaataactctattttgtagagttatcacgtGGGCATTGGATAGTTGTCTCCTTTACTTAAAGAAGATTGGTAAAGGGCAGATGCATCACGTACTACCTTCAAACAAATCCAATATGACATGCACATAACAATGTTCACTACCAAATAGAATCATTCACTATCGTCGACCTTCTTCAAAATCGAAGAAACGCAGTCAAGTAATAAGTAAATATGGTTGTTTGACATTGCGTAATTAATAGGATGGGGTTTTATTTGCAAAAAATCGTGAAAGCACTTACGTAGGAGGTGGGAGTTACTTTTCCAAAGGCAAGGAACTCCATAAATCGCATGACGAAAATACTACAATCATGGCTGTTATCCTGCTGGGGTAGTTATGGAGCGGGCATTATACAAAAACCAGAGAACATTGGTCGCCCCTAACCCACATCGTCCATCGATGACAAAAGCAACTGGTCTAGCTTCTTCAACTATAATAAGAATAAATAATGAGACCATtgttgtaacaccccaaattcgctaataaggcttggtgccttgattagcgtgtcgggagagTAATAGTTGATTTAATTGTATAATTACATGGTTAATCGtgatatatgtgcatcattatttgattacttgggttatgatatgatatgactagatatgcatgtttaggtgtattaaatatgcatgtgggtccgttctAGTTAATAAGGACATGTCTGTAAGTTTTGATTCGTTGAAGgtatatatatgtgttatgaGTATAAGACCACAAcattttggagatatatttaagatgTATGGTCCAAGGCGGTCCTAGGGAGaagattagtggaatagtcacaatggggtcagaTACCCGGCTTGGGGTCAGCCTACGTGTATTTCGGAGAGTTAGTGCGTGTTCCGGATTTAccgggtaacaggtagttatttagTAGTTATTTGGGTATgctgggattaattggggatttgtaGGACTACTCGAAGAATTAGCTGGAATGTGGAAAATGATGGGCTTGCCCTTGGAAGCGTTAAAGGGCTAAGAGGTtatttaggggcattttggtcattttggtgccAAGGGATAGACTTGGACTTAGTACCTTAGGAGTCTAGAACCAAATAGAAGAAACTCAACccctcactctctctctttctcttgtttttctcttctcttcttggtGCCtttgggattttgatttttttggaGAGGAAGAACCTTGGGGACTGGAGATTGAAACTAGGATAAAGTGGAGCAACTCAGGGGGGATCGAAATTCTCAGTTGAGGTAAGCCTATCTCTATTTCTTGGTGAATTTCTGCTGAggtttgaggtttagctaagttCTACACTTAGGTTGGATTTTGATTTGAATTAGGGATTTGGTTTGTTTTCTGAGGTGTTTGTTCTGCTGTAAGTGTAGTGAAGATTATTTGGGACTTAATTCTAGGCGTAGAGCATGTTTGGAACAATTTTTGGGGAgtttagaaatctgaaaatagTAGGAAAAATTGGGTTCTTGGGGTCGCTCCGCGACACTATTCTTGAGCGCCGCAGCCCGCATGAACCCAAAAGGTCTAAGGGGGTTTGTTGAATCACCCAGGCGCTGCGGTGCAGGTTGGGCATGCTGCAGCCTGTGTCCCCCAGGTGAGAGCCTTGAGCTCACTGACTTGTAGAGGGCCGCAACACCTCTAAGGAGAGTCGCGACTCAAATGGAAAATGTTGGCCAATTAGtgtttttaggcttgggaactcaaacttaaggctagggttatttattattattcgAAAAGCTTTTAATCGAATTAGATtgtgatggttatttattattacgttAAGGCTAGggtttaccgctaaggctcgggattagggatcgtgctcgggatcgccttgTACTGTCAGCTCAGCTCAGGacttaggtaagaaaaatgtttgtgcccgtagagcagggcatggggcAATTATATGTGCTTAGTATTATGTCTGAATGCATGTAATTGCTATGTCATGTATGTGTGTTTGTGACTGATCGACAAAGGCCAGGATTGGCAAGGGCTGGAAACgacaataagcatgttgaatgcaggccaccatggcatggccatGTAGGGTGTTGTATTCACCCGCTCGGTTAGGATCGTGAacctggtgcctggtaacgcaccttgaTCGGGTTAGGCCATTGTTGTGAATTGTATGTTGTGTTTGTTTATTTATGTATTAACTGAAATGAATTGTCATAtgctatgtttgaggagttttcttgttgggccttggctcaagggggctctatggtgcaggtaagggcaagggaaaggccgacTAAGCataagttggagggcatggagagATGCGTACATTTCTGGCCTACCTGGTTGCCACAACTGGGGTAGTTTTAAGGAACACTGTGCAAATGACCgattttgtcacctaggtcgactGTATAATAACTTTTAAGTTGTacttatgttttaaacaatgttttgggatcccaatgtaacacttttatgttctcaATGAATATCCAAACCTTTTATATTAAAGTTTCATTTAATGAGTCTTCAccttaatttaatcacactttttggtctaaaacctcgattagcgagttaatgactcattttaaaatcacatggtaatgactctggGGTAGTACATCATTACAATTGCTAATGACCATTGACAAACTGTTAGAGCAATTtatagaaagaaaagaaaacttgCCATTCCGGGAAGCTATTGGTTCCTATTCTATTTCGAATGTCCGGTCCTCATAGAGTCCTAGTAGGATACAGAGCTCTTTCTCATGTTGAGAACACCGAGTATCCAATGATTGCTTTCAACGTCCTTCATAGCCACTAAGATTTGCACCATATCGAATAACACATGATTAGATACTAATTCAGGTTTGAAAAATGTGCGAGGTCAAATAAAAGGGTTAAAAAAAATACCATTCCCACGTTCTTTAGTAGGAAAGTGACATCCACATCTCCGCCAAGGAACTGAAAGCTGACAGTTACCCAAAAGTTCCCACCTTCACAACGTTCCTAATAAACCAGTGTTCACATTTAAAGGAAATAAGCAGTTGAAACCAAAATTTTATAATGAACTAGGCAAAAGAATCCATCATTTTAACTTACTAGATCAGGCCAATATGTTTGCAAAATTAGAGTCCTTAAATCTTCAATTTTCTCAACATAACCTTCATATCTTTGCCGTAAAATTGACCCAAAAGCATCGAGAATCCGCAAAATAAAATGAAAGTGTCAAACCATTTATCCCGACCATAAAATTAAATgaattggttacaaaattcttGATATTCGCATGAATGTTTCCTCATGATCTAGGACATAAACGACATAATGAGAAGGTCTTACCTTCACGTTGACATGACCTTCTGGTCTGAGGCTTCTAAATTACCATCGTTCCAACTTTACAACTCGATTTTCTACCGAAACCTCCTTGCATAGTAAAGTGTTTGATAATGAGGAGAAAACAAACCAAAGTATATCGTATGCTCATAAGCAGAACTTTTTTGTAAAAATATAGGCTTACTAAATATAATAGTCACAAGTACCTCATGAGCAAACTATTGTCAAATATGTAAAGTCCGAGTTTGAATCTACGCACTAGTACCGGTTCGGTTAATTTGAAGGCCCCAACTTGATAGTCGTCATTATTAGAATATGTTGCAACTATATTCTGAAATAATATGTCCATTTTGCATAGCTCTTTGTCTCACCTAAGAATGGCAGCATCAATCTTACAATTGTCATCATCTTGTATTTCATGAACAACAGGAGAAGATGCACTAACCTACATACTAGGTTTGGAAGTAATGTGACCGTCCAGAGTAGCCTCCCCTTTTCCCCTGTCGAGCTCTTCCCTATCCTTTGAAACAAGTCCAAGTTTATGAACCGATTCCAACATAACTTCCTCTATTTTCACCCCCATTGTCTCATTCTCCAAACCCATTGACTTACAGTTAGAATGAGCCATTTCAATAATTATTAGCATGTCATTGTTGTTTTCATTCAATGGTGCAGTAGTCGGTTCACAATCGATGAAATCATGCTCCCCCACCCTTCGTTGGTGTCGCCGTATGAAATGGTACTTTTTGGATATTAATCTTCATTCATAAATACTAAACCACATTCCAAAAACATTGGGTCACTCATACTCAAAGACATCCTGGGACGTGGGCCAACATGAACCTGTAGATTCCTCTGTATAAGGTCGTCAGTGAACTTCCTTCCATCCCGAGTCAGAGGCTCCTACTCCTTAAGGGAGTTTGCGTTGGCAGCACCAGCCAAATTTGAACTGATTGCAGAATTCAATGTTTTATGTAATCGACCAAATACCATTGCAATTTGTCGTTGAATCCGGTCTTCAAATTTGACAAGTTGATTATTCTGGTCAATCAATTTCTTCTCCAAAGTTGCAACCGTAATGTGTAAAGATTAGATCACGGTGGTCAACTTAAACTCAGCCAACCCATCCTGCTCCTCTAACATTGATACCTGCCAAACCAAAAAACGTGAAAGACAAGATAACCACTACAAGTGAATAACTCAATCACcattaggaaaaaaaaaactagaataaTGCATCATCCACTTACTATGTTAGACTCAAAACCCCCTTGGTCGTCTACCCACTGGAGTATGGCCTTAAAATTGTCTTCTGACCAAACATGTAAAGGGAATACACTTCTATCAACATAATCGTCCTTCCAAACAATGTGATGCCAATAATATGCCTACATATTGGAGATTCATAAACTGCATTAACATCACTTTCTCATAAGGCATGTACATGAATTAATTATAAACAAACACTACTTTGATGAAATAGGTGCATCCTCCCACAAATTGGGCTAGTTTGGCACGAAACTGCCGAATGGTCTTCCACAGATGCATGTAAGACAAATACACCCAATCAACCCAATAGACCACTGATATGTCATTTAGGGCAAGTATGGGATCCTTAAACTCGTGTGCTCTGCGCAACCTTTAGTCCCGTATTTGGAATGATGATAACACTAACAAGAAACAAAATGAAGTCTCGAACGAAAGACATGTCTATCGATTGATTACGTTTTAGATTTTACTCCAAAATATTCGTAGATGTTCTTCCACCCTTGTCCTTTAGACGATGTACACCAAAATTGTCCAATAAATCTTCAACGCCGCCCTTAAGACCCATCGTAGCAACAAAAATATTACTATCCAACTTTAACTATTTGTCGTGAACCTCCAAAGACCCATCTTCAACATTAAACCTAGACAACAACCATGTTGTCAAATTCCTTCTAACTTTACAATCTTTCATCCCCAAAATTGTGTCCCGAACCCCATTTGTTTGACCAAATATTTTTTATCCCCATTCAtattagaaataaataaaaacaccCTATGAGGTTAGCATCTATAATCTAGTTTCTTTAGGTCAACCATTTTGTACTCCCTCTTTAGCACATAAAGAGAACCTGTCACTAACAACAGAGAAATGAAGTGAACCTTAATATTAACAATTTCATATCAATATCTTCAACAATAGCCCAATCAAAGAAATCAACAATTACAAACAAACATAATATCCTATGCCTAAATGCAAGATTAAATTAACAAATCTAACTACCAAACAAAAGACATTTATAATAGATTACACTCTCTAATGTACAAAATCCAATTACGTTACTTTAATTACTTTGTTACCTAACAATATACATCTAGAAACGTAACCAAAGACCTTGCTGGCATAACCTGAACTCATGTACTTGGAATAAGTATATGCAACGTAATTGACAATCTATTATACAAATCTTTCTCCAACACAATGTTCGCAGAAAATTTCTACTATTATATCACAATGGTACAAAGGGGTCAAAGGAAAAAATAGTGGTATTATGAATAGAACAAGTATGATAGTTTTGAAGAGAGTGAGAATATGTAAAACCAATGAGTAGCTTCTTAAAAATTATGAGCATAAAAGTTTATAGTTTAGACACCTGATGCAAAAGGTAATTACATGGTTTTCACATATATATCTTATTATTATACATTACTAGGGTGTTTCCAAGTCTGGTCTACGGTGGAGTGCTTTTCTTTCTGAATCATTTAGAAATGCATATGGATAGACAGCCAAGATTCTCGACTTCATGGTCCTCATAAGTAGAGTTTAGGCACAAGTGTTCATAATCAGTATTATAAAGAGATCAACTAAATTTAGTGTGGCATACTACATGGGGATAAAATCATCTTGATGCTAAAAATAATTTATGAAAGAATATATACAGCAGTATCTCCATCAAAACTAATTTGGTATTAATATGAAATGAGCTGAAATTATGTTACACATGCAAAGTCAGAACGTGACACATTAACTTTGTTGAAATGGTTGCAAATCAAATCACCTCTAAATATTGTTTCAAAGAAAATGGTCATGTTACTAGCCTCCTTAAATAACAAGCAAATATCTTTCTTAAAATACATCATATTCAACCTATAAGTACCAATGCACCAAAGCTATTGAAACTTAGATGCACATATAGTATGTTTGTTTTCAAATATCCATATAAGTTAAAGTTACTGGTTCTCATAATTCAATCAGATCCCACTAATGGAAAAATACTAATTTATTGGACCTTAATCATGACATCAAAAGGAAGCAATCATCTATATCAAGGTCTCATTCTTTGGATATATGGGAAGATTTTGTGATAGCCATACTGCACTTAGCAAGAGCTAAGCTAAGGTCCAATTGCAATACAGACGTATTATGCAATAAAACATGATTTATCAAATGCAAAAATATGGCACTTAGATGTGTAGGGATTAACTAAGAacaaagatttttcaattttttttttgtcatagcAAACAAGACCCTTTTAACTTAACTTGATTTTTATAAAACCAAAAACATCAGAAAAACACATCAAAAAATTACAAGTAGACACTTAAGAAATATTACTCTATCAAAACATTGTAATTAGTAAGAATGGAGAATGCTCTATCGAAACACACCTTAGCTTTAGAAAAACATAGTCAAGATATGTTTTCATAGACCTCAACGCCCTATTTGTATTTCTGGAAAAATGTACCAAAACCTCCACATAGCAGTTTTCAGAGTACTCGTTGAAATATGATAGTACAACATTATTATCTTGTAATCTTCCCAATCTGCCAATCAAGAAAAGAAGTTGTAGTAGGGAAATTAAGTTTATAGTCAAATCTAATGTCATTTTAGTTGctgaagaaaaaatatattttatattcacAATTCAAGCATCCCTTCAAATAGTAAATAcaataatgaaacaaaaaaagTTTGCTTTAAGGAAAAAAGTCTTCTTCACCTGACTCTGAACAGTATATTACAACCTCCTACAATTTACTAAACAAAAGAAATTTCTTTTAAAAGTGTTGTGACACAAACTGCATAAAGATGCATGTGTAATGTCATGCAAAACCCAAACTCAAGGAATTTAAGTAAGATGAATGTTGATTGATATCAGCCAtcaaaatcatataaaaaaaCACAGAGGTTTGATTATTTGGATGCATGCCTTAGATTTTGAAAAGACACGTGGTTTAACATGAGAAAAAATGCCCATTAACCTCACTCAAATATAGTCAAATTTGAAACCTTccatacatataatataacattatttCATTTGGTTATACAAATAACCATTTTTCTATTCGCATACTAAATTGAACACCAACTCAATGTTCGATTAAGGATTAAAAATCTTACCTAAAGGGGTCAGGTATAGGAGGAATGGCATGTATAAATCAAGATCATCACATGGAAAGAATTATACCAATACCAACCATCAAAACTAAAAAGGCACTCAAAAATCGTTGAAGGAAA
The genomic region above belongs to Humulus lupulus chromosome 1, drHumLupu1.1, whole genome shotgun sequence and contains:
- the LOC133831157 gene encoding kxDL motif-containing protein LO9-177-like; translated protein: MTLDLTINLISLLQLLFLIGRLGRLQDNNVVLSYFNEYSENCYVEVLVHFSRNTNRALRSMKTYLDYVFLKLRTMKSRILAVYPYAFLNDSERKALHRRPDLETP